Part of the Terriglobia bacterium genome, CAAACCTGAGGGGGGACCGCAGGAAGGCTTTTTTCACAGCCTTGCCATCCGGCGCATAGTAGGCTGAATCGCCGGAGGGGTCGCGGAACAGCACGGCCTGGTAATTCTGCTTGCCGCTGTCATATTCCGCCGCCAGAATTTTCCCGTAGGCGGTAAACTGCCCGTTCAGGAACTTCTTTTCGACGATCACTTCAAAGTGGTCGCCATCCTGCGTGTCGCTGTTAAAATCAAAGTCCCACGCAAAGATGTCGGCAAAATTGAGCGCAAGCTGGTCATGCTCGCCCTGCTCTTCAACCGCGGTAAACAGCGAACTGTGCACCGTTCCCGACAGGTGGGCCACTTTGGTCGCGAAGGGAATTTCCGAGACGCTGGCGTCGAAGCCGGGGGATTGCCTACGGATCCACAGCACGTGCTCCGGATCTATCTCGTAGCCGATCCTCTTGAGTCCATCCTGCTCTGAGCTGATCAGCGTAACCTTGTTTCCCGCGCGCACCCTCGACAGGTTGTAGACCGGGCGGACGTCCTCGACCACTTCATGGATGGTGTCTGCCTCAAGTCCCTGCTCAGAAAGGAAATCGCTGAAGGTTGTTCGCGGTGGAAGTTCCCGGATCAGCCGCACTTCGTGCTTGGAAGCAATGAGCTTGGCTTCGCTGACCGCAAGCACCTTTTGTTGGGCAAGAGCATTTTCGGCGAGGCGCCGCCGGTGTATGATGACCGCCAATGCCGAGAGTTCAGAAATGATGACGATCGCCGCCAGGGCCATC contains:
- a CDS encoding peptidoglycan DD-metalloendopeptidase family protein — translated: MALAAIVIISELSALAVIIHRRRLAENALAQQKVLAVSEAKLIASKHEVRLIRELPPRTTFSDFLSEQGLEADTIHEVVEDVRPVYNLSRVRAGNKVTLISSEQDGLKRIGYEIDPEHVLWIRRQSPGFDASVSEIPFATKVAHLSGTVHSSLFTAVEEQGEHDQLALNFADIFAWDFDFNSDTQDGDHFEVIVEKKFLNGQFTAYGKILAAEYDSGKQNYQAVLFRDPSGDSAYYAPDGKAVKKAFLRSPLRFAAPITSRFSYHRFHPILKRYRPHLGIDYGVPVGTQVQSVGNGAVVFAGWDGGGGREVKIRHAMGYETFYLHLSRILVHTGEHVHQGQTIALSGKSGLATGPHLDFRIEQHGQFRNFLALKLPPALSVSREDWADFARVRDQMLDELATLRGHKEGLEQASLQAHAPSKGPGR